From Thermanaerothrix sp., one genomic window encodes:
- a CDS encoding helix-turn-helix domain-containing protein produces MSLGMRVKTLRLAKGLTQQKLADMINVSRIYVQAIESNRRKPSMDLLERLAEALDATPADLMRAPSDGGGRMQLEEVLSSGEVEVWYRSRKLSPKDMKRIHRLVETVLEEWDEEEEGDRV; encoded by the coding sequence ATGAGCCTTGGCATGAGGGTAAAGACCCTTCGACTGGCCAAGGGGCTCACTCAGCAGAAGCTGGCGGACATGATAAACGTCAGCCGAATATACGTTCAAGCCATAGAGAGCAACCGCAGGAAGCCCTCCATGGACCTTCTTGAGCGGTTGGCGGAGGCGTTGGACGCCACCCCGGCGGACCTGATGAGGGCCCCATCCGACGGAGGGGGCAGGATGCAGCTGGAGGAGGTTTTGTCGTCCGGAGAGGTGGAGGTCTGGTACAGGAGCAGAAAGCTCTCCCCCAAGGACATGAAGCGCATCCACCGGCTGGTGGAAACTGTTCTAGAGGAATGGGATGAGGAAGAGGAAGGAGACCGAGTTTAA
- a CDS encoding PLP-dependent aminotransferase family protein, producing the protein MSLEDKLSEVGLNLRSSIIRELLKFAASPEAISFGGGVPDPNTFPRHELAQIAKEVIEQDYSYTLQYNTTEGDDLLAQEMAKLLHRTYGIDGIQRDQMLFTTGSQQALDLMARIFLDKDSICFMEFPAYLGAVSAFRMSFPRFETVPIEDDGMDVDYLERRLKEIDAQGEINKVKFIYTVPNFHNPASVTMSLEKRKRLIEICDRYDILILEDDPYGMLRFSGEPQPSLYRLAGPDRVVLLNTFSKVLTPGLRIGVILGRSDIVRRATMAKQAMDLCCPSLTQRIAARYLNRYDIVEQIRPGIELYRSKKDTMIKALNEDFSVIEGAKWIDPEGGLFVWITLPQGFDTIGMFDVAKSKNVYYIPGEAFSIEKTPSTSMRLSFCLPPEGKIVEGVRRLRDVIVEYGKQKGLM; encoded by the coding sequence ATGTCATTGGAAGACAAGCTGTCGGAAGTGGGACTGAACTTGAGATCCTCCATCATCAGGGAGCTTTTGAAGTTCGCCGCCTCTCCGGAGGCCATATCCTTCGGCGGAGGAGTCCCGGACCCTAACACCTTCCCCCGTCACGAGCTGGCCCAGATAGCCAAGGAGGTAATCGAGCAGGATTACTCCTACACGCTGCAGTACAACACCACCGAAGGGGACGACCTCTTAGCTCAGGAGATGGCCAAGCTGCTCCACAGGACCTACGGCATCGACGGAATCCAGAGGGATCAGATGCTATTCACCACCGGCTCGCAGCAGGCCCTGGACCTCATGGCTCGTATATTCCTCGACAAGGACAGCATATGCTTCATGGAGTTCCCCGCGTACCTTGGGGCGGTGAGCGCCTTCAGGATGTCGTTCCCAAGGTTCGAAACCGTTCCAATTGAGGACGACGGCATGGACGTGGACTACCTTGAAAGGCGCCTTAAGGAGATCGACGCCCAGGGGGAGATAAACAAGGTAAAGTTCATTTACACCGTCCCCAACTTCCACAACCCCGCCAGCGTCACCATGAGCCTTGAGAAGCGCAAGCGGCTCATAGAGATCTGCGACCGCTACGACATCCTCATCCTTGAGGACGACCCCTACGGGATGCTCCGTTTCAGCGGGGAACCCCAGCCCTCCCTTTACAGGCTTGCGGGCCCCGATCGGGTGGTCCTGCTTAACACCTTCAGCAAGGTTCTTACCCCAGGGCTTAGGATCGGCGTGATCCTGGGCAGGTCCGACATAGTGCGCAGGGCCACCATGGCCAAGCAGGCCATGGACCTCTGCTGCCCCAGCCTTACTCAGCGCATAGCCGCGCGGTACCTGAACCGCTACGACATAGTGGAGCAGATAAGGCCCGGCATAGAGCTTTATCGCTCCAAGAAGGACACCATGATAAAGGCCCTGAACGAGGATTTCTCGGTCATAGAGGGCGCCAAGTGGATAGACCCGGAGGGCGGCCTTTTCGTTTGGATCACCCTGCCCCAGGGTTTCGACACCATAGGGATGTTCGACGTGGCGAAGTCCAAGAACGTCTACTACATACCCGGCGAGGCGTTCTCCATCGAAAAGACCCCGTCCACTTCCATGAGGCTGTCCTTCTGTCTGCCGCCGGAGGGGAAGATAGTCGAGGGCGTAAGGCGCCTTAGGGACGTCATCGTGGAGTACGGCAAGCAAAAGGGGCTGATGTAG
- a CDS encoding metal-dependent hydrolase, whose translation MLSVRFLGHAAFYLEGDSFGALVDPFISGNPVARGIEGIRPQWIFVTHGHGDHLGDTVAMAKEYGATVVCNYELSLILGRRGVRTMGMYFAGRTPMPFGSVRMVKALHGSGVDEGDTVAYGGVACGFVIEACGVKVYHAGDTGLTADMGLLAQEGIDLALLPIGGFYVMDCEDAVRAVSMIKPRKVVPMHYDTFPPIKADPKRFAQLVGAEAETVVLSPGESLTVGD comes from the coding sequence TTGCTTTCCGTCAGGTTTCTTGGACATGCGGCCTTTTACCTGGAGGGGGATTCCTTCGGCGCCCTGGTGGATCCCTTCATAAGCGGCAACCCCGTGGCCAGGGGGATTGAAGGAATAAGGCCCCAGTGGATCTTCGTGACCCATGGCCACGGGGACCACCTGGGGGACACCGTGGCCATGGCAAAGGAATACGGAGCCACGGTGGTGTGCAACTATGAGTTGTCCCTCATCCTTGGCCGCCGGGGTGTTAGGACCATGGGGATGTACTTTGCCGGAAGGACTCCTATGCCCTTTGGCAGCGTCCGGATGGTGAAGGCCCTTCACGGCTCCGGGGTTGACGAAGGGGATACGGTGGCCTACGGAGGTGTGGCCTGCGGCTTTGTGATAGAGGCCTGTGGGGTAAAGGTGTACCACGCGGGGGACACGGGGCTTACCGCTGACATGGGGCTTTTAGCCCAGGAGGGCATAGATCTGGCCCTGTTGCCCATCGGCGGATTTTACGTGATGGACTGTGAGGATGCCGTAAGGGCGGTGAGCATGATAAAGCCCCGGAAGGTGGTTCCCATGCACTATGACACGTTCCCTCCCATAAAAGCGGATCCTAAACGGTTTGCTCAATTGGTGGGGGCAGAGGCAGAGACCGTCGTATTGTCCCCGGGGGAGTCCTTGACCGTAGGGGATTGA
- the buk gene encoding butyrate kinase: MKILVINPGSSSTKVAIFNGKEKVAQENLSHPANELDRYESLMDQRELREKAISDFLTRNGLSVDQLDAIAARGGILPPLESGTYQVNHEMEDYLLHHAKVQHASNLAAVIGLDMARKAKKEVPVYVTDPVSVDEMEDVARISGIKDLERKCLSHISNMRVVGIKVAEEELKAPFHETNMVIAHLGGGISVAPFEKGRMFDVNNANDEGPFSVERSGELPVGDVVKTAYSGKYTKDQLKKTFVGKGGLVAYLGTNDLREAFKMSQEDPKALEVIEAMAYQIAQEIGAMCVALKGKVDCIVITGGMAHSGDFINMIRSYVDRFAKVFVVPGEMEMEALAYGALRVMTGQERARSWTFKA; the protein is encoded by the coding sequence ATGAAGATATTGGTCATCAATCCCGGATCCAGCAGCACCAAGGTCGCCATCTTCAACGGCAAGGAGAAGGTGGCGCAGGAGAACTTGAGCCACCCGGCGAACGAACTGGATCGCTACGAATCACTCATGGACCAAAGGGAGCTCCGGGAGAAGGCCATATCGGATTTCCTAACCAGGAACGGCCTTTCGGTTGATCAGCTGGACGCCATAGCAGCCCGGGGAGGGATACTGCCCCCGCTGGAGAGCGGCACGTACCAGGTCAACCATGAGATGGAGGATTACCTCCTCCACCACGCTAAAGTCCAGCATGCCTCAAACCTCGCGGCGGTCATAGGCCTTGACATGGCCCGGAAGGCCAAGAAGGAAGTACCGGTGTACGTGACCGACCCGGTCAGCGTGGACGAGATGGAGGACGTGGCAAGGATCTCGGGGATAAAGGACCTTGAGAGAAAGTGTCTGTCCCACATATCCAACATGCGGGTGGTGGGCATCAAGGTGGCGGAAGAGGAGCTCAAGGCGCCATTTCATGAGACCAACATGGTGATAGCCCACCTGGGGGGCGGCATATCGGTGGCCCCCTTTGAAAAGGGGCGCATGTTCGACGTTAACAACGCCAACGACGAGGGCCCCTTCAGCGTGGAGCGCTCCGGGGAACTGCCGGTGGGAGACGTGGTGAAGACGGCCTACTCCGGCAAGTACACCAAGGATCAGCTGAAGAAGACCTTCGTCGGCAAGGGGGGACTGGTGGCTTATCTTGGGACGAACGACCTAAGGGAGGCGTTCAAGATGTCTCAAGAGGACCCCAAGGCCCTGGAGGTTATCGAGGCCATGGCTTACCAGATAGCCCAGGAGATAGGGGCCATGTGCGTGGCCCTCAAGGGCAAGGTGGACTGCATTGTCATAACCGGCGGCATGGCCCACAGCGGCGACTTCATCAACATGATACGAAGCTACGTGGACCGGTTCGCTAAGGTGTTCGTAGTTCCCGGGGAGATGGAGATGGAGGCTCTGGCCTACGGAGCCCTCCGGGTCATGACCGGCCAGGAGAGGGCCCGGTCCTGGACGTTCAAGGCTTAG
- a CDS encoding 2-oxoacid:acceptor oxidoreductase family protein: MNTRMIFAGFGGQGVMLMGQIISLAGMFEGKHVTWMPSYGPEMRGGTANCTVVISDEPVASPVTNDAEVVVAMNIPSLTKFEPAVTPKGHLLINQSVIDREPQRKDIVSVKVPCNEIADQLGNLKVANMVMLGAVAGATGVVSMDSIVKALEKKLSAGGKASLIEVNKNAIERGYQMAKEAVSA, encoded by the coding sequence ATGAACACTCGGATGATCTTCGCTGGATTCGGGGGGCAGGGAGTCATGCTCATGGGGCAGATAATATCCCTGGCAGGCATGTTTGAGGGCAAGCACGTCACCTGGATGCCCTCCTACGGCCCGGAAATGCGCGGGGGTACCGCCAACTGCACGGTGGTGATAAGCGATGAGCCCGTGGCCTCACCGGTCACCAACGACGCGGAAGTGGTGGTGGCCATGAACATCCCTTCCCTCACCAAGTTCGAGCCCGCGGTAACTCCCAAAGGGCATCTTCTGATCAACCAGTCGGTTATAGATCGGGAGCCCCAGAGGAAGGACATCGTGTCAGTTAAGGTCCCCTGCAACGAGATAGCGGACCAGCTGGGGAACCTCAAGGTGGCCAACATGGTCATGCTGGGCGCCGTGGCGGGAGCCACCGGCGTCGTCTCCATGGACAGCATAGTCAAGGCCCTGGAGAAGAAGCTCTCCGCCGGCGGCAAGGCATCCCTCATAGAGGTGAACAAGAACGCCATCGAGCGGGGGTATCAGATGGCCAAGGAAGCGGTTTCCGCTTAA
- the aspS gene encoding aspartate--tRNA ligase yields the protein MSVSEGLFGESWKRTVKCGEVGPSLTGDAVVLNGWLRRRRDLGGIIFLELWDYTGLVQVVINPEVAPSAHEKAKDVRSEYVLAVKGRVSRRPEGTENPDMPTGEVEVVAEDIQVLAPSKPLPFEINEADRVDENLRLKHRFLDLRRDKMQHNLRVRGKAALFTRSYLSQNGFLEVETPMLTKSTPEGARDFLVPSRVNPGKFFALPQSPQIFKQILMVAGCDRYFQIVKCFRDEDLRADRQPEFTQVDLEMSFITEEDVFSLLEGYIKGLFSHVLGEDIPTPFKRITWREAMDLYGSDKPDLRIPSHMVDLSSVMAFEGSPLKALVDEGGSVKGLRLQGGAKLSRKDASNLEARAIELGAKGLAVIQRTHEGLKGPFVKGMDDGTKQRLLELSALEEGDALLVLADKSWRLACEVLGTIRLEASRSLGLVEEGWRFLWVVDFPLFEWDEDQGRYVSVHHPFTSPKQEDLGILESDPLAVRSRAYDLVLNGSEVGGGSIRIHHPAVQERVFKVLGFSEEQLRDRFGFLLDALSYGTPPHGGLALGFDRLVMMLCGAKSIREVMAFPKTQRAQCLLSGAPSWVDKSQLDELYIASTFKGDDAAD from the coding sequence ATGTCCGTTTCAGAGGGTCTCTTCGGGGAGTCTTGGAAGAGGACCGTTAAGTGTGGTGAGGTGGGGCCGTCCCTGACCGGCGATGCCGTGGTTTTGAACGGATGGCTCAGACGCCGCAGGGATCTTGGTGGGATAATATTCCTTGAGCTGTGGGACTATACCGGCCTTGTCCAGGTGGTGATAAACCCCGAGGTGGCGCCCTCCGCCCACGAGAAGGCCAAGGACGTGAGAAGCGAGTACGTGCTTGCCGTGAAGGGTCGCGTAAGCCGGCGGCCCGAGGGCACCGAGAATCCCGATATGCCCACCGGGGAAGTGGAGGTGGTGGCGGAGGACATTCAGGTGCTGGCACCCTCCAAGCCCCTTCCCTTCGAGATAAACGAGGCGGACAGGGTTGATGAGAACCTGAGGCTTAAGCACCGCTTCTTGGACTTAAGGCGCGATAAGATGCAGCATAACCTGAGGGTGCGAGGTAAAGCCGCGCTGTTCACCAGGAGCTACCTGTCCCAGAACGGTTTCCTTGAGGTGGAGACCCCCATGCTCACCAAGTCCACCCCGGAAGGGGCAAGGGACTTTTTGGTTCCCAGCAGGGTAAACCCCGGCAAGTTCTTTGCCCTCCCGCAGTCGCCCCAGATATTCAAGCAGATACTCATGGTGGCCGGATGCGACCGGTACTTCCAGATAGTCAAATGTTTCCGCGATGAGGATTTAAGGGCGGACCGCCAGCCGGAGTTCACCCAGGTGGACCTGGAGATGAGCTTCATAACCGAGGAGGACGTGTTTTCCCTGCTTGAAGGCTACATCAAGGGGCTGTTCTCCCACGTGCTGGGGGAGGATATCCCAACCCCCTTCAAGCGAATCACATGGCGGGAGGCCATGGATCTTTACGGAAGCGATAAGCCGGATTTGCGGATACCGTCCCATATGGTGGACCTATCGTCCGTCATGGCCTTTGAGGGCTCTCCTTTGAAGGCATTGGTGGATGAGGGCGGTTCTGTGAAGGGGCTTAGGCTCCAGGGTGGCGCCAAGCTGTCCAGGAAGGACGCGTCCAACCTTGAGGCCCGAGCCATTGAGCTTGGGGCTAAGGGCTTGGCGGTCATACAGCGCACCCATGAGGGGCTTAAGGGGCCCTTTGTGAAGGGCATGGATGACGGAACAAAGCAGAGGCTTCTGGAATTGTCGGCCCTGGAAGAGGGCGATGCCCTCCTGGTCTTAGCGGATAAGTCCTGGCGCCTGGCCTGCGAGGTCCTTGGCACCATAAGGCTTGAGGCCTCCCGGTCCCTTGGGTTGGTGGAGGAGGGATGGCGTTTCCTTTGGGTGGTGGACTTCCCGCTTTTCGAGTGGGACGAAGATCAGGGCCGCTACGTCTCGGTACATCATCCCTTTACCTCTCCCAAGCAGGAGGACCTTGGCATCCTGGAGTCCGATCCCCTGGCGGTGAGATCCCGGGCCTACGACTTGGTGCTGAACGGAAGCGAAGTTGGAGGGGGGTCCATAAGGATACACCATCCAGCGGTGCAGGAGAGGGTGTTCAAGGTGTTGGGCTTCTCGGAGGAGCAGCTGAGGGATCGGTTCGGATTCCTGTTGGACGCCCTCTCCTACGGAACTCCTCCCCACGGAGGGCTTGCCCTCGGTTTCGACCGGCTGGTAATGATGCTCTGCGGAGCCAAGTCCATAAGGGAGGTCATGGCTTTCCCCAAGACCCAAAGGGCTCAGTGCCTGCTGTCGGGAGCCCCTTCGTGGGTTGATAAGTCACAGCTGGATGAGCTATACATAGCCAGCACGTTCAAAGGAGATGACGCGGCGGATTGA
- the buk gene encoding butyrate kinase encodes MKILVINPGSTSTKVAVFEGEEVLASKTLRHSSEELSPFKRLTDQFEFRTRIIEAFLEESNVSPKDLAAVVGRGGLLDPISSGGTYKITEDMLEDLKAGKNGEHASNLGALIAYQFTKSFGIPSFIVDPVVVDEMEELARYSGHPMFKRRSIFHALNQKATARIAAEKLGKAYEEVNLVVVHMGGGISVGAHRKGRVVNVNNALDGDGPFTPERSGTLPLTQLIDLCYSGKYTLDQMKKKIKGSGGMVDYLGTNDGMEVSRRIEQGDKEALLIYKAMAYQTAKWIGKMAAVLKGQVDGIVLTGGLAYDNDYMVPWIKEMVEFIAQVFVFPGGDEERALAMGGLRVLRGEETPKVYSQMKFQG; translated from the coding sequence ATGAAGATACTGGTCATAAATCCCGGCTCCACTAGCACCAAGGTGGCGGTATTTGAGGGAGAGGAGGTTTTGGCCTCCAAGACCCTGCGCCACTCGTCGGAGGAGCTCAGCCCCTTTAAGAGGCTCACGGATCAGTTCGAGTTCAGGACCCGTATAATAGAGGCCTTCCTGGAGGAGTCCAACGTGAGCCCCAAGGACCTGGCGGCGGTGGTGGGAAGAGGAGGGCTTCTGGATCCCATATCCTCAGGGGGAACCTACAAAATCACCGAGGACATGTTGGAGGACCTGAAGGCCGGCAAGAACGGGGAACATGCGTCCAACCTGGGGGCCCTCATCGCCTATCAGTTCACCAAGTCCTTCGGGATCCCATCGTTCATCGTGGATCCGGTGGTGGTGGACGAGATGGAGGAGCTGGCCCGTTATTCCGGTCATCCAATGTTTAAACGGCGCTCCATATTCCACGCACTTAACCAGAAGGCCACCGCCAGGATCGCCGCTGAGAAGCTTGGGAAGGCTTACGAAGAGGTAAACCTGGTGGTGGTTCACATGGGAGGCGGCATATCCGTGGGCGCCCACCGGAAGGGACGGGTGGTCAACGTGAACAACGCGTTGGATGGAGACGGCCCCTTCACCCCGGAGCGCAGCGGCACGCTGCCCCTCACCCAGCTCATAGACCTTTGCTACAGCGGCAAGTATACCCTGGACCAGATGAAGAAAAAGATAAAGGGTTCCGGCGGCATGGTGGACTACCTGGGCACCAACGACGGCATGGAGGTGTCAAGGCGCATAGAACAGGGCGACAAGGAGGCCTTGCTGATATACAAGGCCATGGCCTACCAGACCGCCAAGTGGATCGGCAAGATGGCAGCGGTTTTGAAGGGGCAGGTGGACGGCATCGTCCTTACCGGCGGCCTTGCCTATGACAACGATTACATGGTCCCTTGGATAAAGGAGATGGTGGAGTTCATAGCCCAGGTGTTCGTCTTCCCCGGCGGCGACGAGGAGCGGGCCCTTGCCATGGGAGGGCTCCGGGTTCTAAGGGGAGAGGAGACGCCAAAGGTCTACTCCCAGATGAAGTTCCAAGGCTAG
- a CDS encoding MurR/RpiR family transcriptional regulator, translating to MPSRGFKRSKHLQADGAVRAPLKVGTNRFVNPTDNGRGVNMDSAQLQALMMERVETMPNKARRVVEYLLSNMREAAFRSIGDVAEDLNVSKAQLVRVARMLGFEGYSELKDALQKAILEQVNPAAMLAKVSSSEESLPDTIYRMEHANLDDTWSQLSAASVSTFCDMVQRARNIYCIGWGISSMVAESLQVRLRVMNLNSFLLKRGTLTLHEQVRVAGKEDLLVVCELPSYVVEVTESVETAHNNGCKVISITDSPAAPVCRFAELSMYVSASSPTFGSSIIGPLFLVHVITSVLAIRMGDRAKKALEEQAKFLHDERIFHPVFGLRY from the coding sequence GTGCCTTCAAGAGGTTTCAAGAGGTCAAAGCACCTCCAAGCCGATGGCGCCGTAAGGGCCCCTTTGAAGGTAGGGACTAACAGGTTCGTAAATCCCACTGATAACGGAAGGGGTGTCAACATGGACAGTGCCCAGCTTCAGGCGCTGATGATGGAACGGGTGGAAACCATGCCCAACAAGGCAAGGCGTGTGGTTGAGTACTTGCTGTCGAACATGCGGGAAGCGGCTTTCAGATCCATAGGGGACGTGGCGGAGGACCTCAACGTCTCCAAGGCCCAGCTGGTGAGGGTGGCCAGGATGCTCGGGTTCGAAGGCTATTCAGAGCTCAAGGACGCACTGCAGAAGGCCATCCTTGAGCAGGTGAACCCCGCCGCCATGCTGGCCAAGGTATCCAGCTCGGAGGAGAGCCTGCCGGACACCATATACCGCATGGAACACGCAAACCTGGACGACACTTGGTCCCAGCTGTCAGCCGCAAGCGTGTCCACCTTTTGCGATATGGTTCAGCGGGCGCGAAACATATACTGCATCGGCTGGGGCATATCCTCCATGGTGGCGGAATCCCTTCAGGTACGGCTTAGGGTTATGAACTTAAACTCCTTCCTCCTTAAGCGGGGAACTTTAACGCTGCATGAGCAGGTGCGGGTGGCGGGCAAGGAGGATCTGCTGGTGGTCTGCGAACTTCCCAGCTACGTGGTGGAGGTCACCGAATCCGTGGAGACCGCCCACAACAACGGCTGCAAGGTTATATCCATAACCGACAGCCCCGCAGCGCCGGTTTGCAGGTTCGCGGAGCTATCCATGTACGTCTCCGCCTCCTCCCCCACCTTCGGAAGCAGCATAATAGGCCCGCTCTTCCTGGTGCACGTGATAACATCCGTCCTGGCGATCCGCATGGGAGACCGGGCAAAGAAAGCCTTGGAGGAACAAGCCAAGTTCCTGCACGACGAGCGCATCTTCCACCCGGTGTTCGGCCTCAGATACTGA
- a CDS encoding 3-methyl-2-oxobutanoate dehydrogenase subunit VorB, with translation MAERVLVKGTEAMGEAAVRAGCRLFFGYPITPQNELPEYMSKRMPEVNGTFLQTESEVATINMVYGAACTGTRVMTSTSSPGYSLMQEGVSYMACAELPAVLVNVVRGGPGLGDIQPAQGDYWQATKGGGHGDYKLIVLAPSTVQEAVDLTVLAFDLADKYRNPTLIIADGVIGQIMEPVTFPDFMDLSALPSHSNWALTGASGRDKRIVAPFDLDPYRLEQMNLALVAKYERMEQEEVRWEEYLTEDADVIITAFGTVARIAKSVVDQARSSGIKAGLFRPITLWPFPYKRLEELAKGKKLILDAELNMGQMLEDVKMAVKDHAPVEFFKRMGGVVPTPDEILNALNSKLGR, from the coding sequence ATGGCCGAGAGAGTTTTGGTAAAGGGAACGGAAGCCATGGGGGAGGCCGCCGTAAGGGCCGGTTGCAGGCTGTTTTTCGGTTACCCCATAACGCCCCAGAACGAGCTTCCTGAGTACATGTCCAAGCGGATGCCGGAGGTAAACGGCACCTTCCTCCAGACCGAGAGCGAGGTGGCCACCATCAACATGGTATACGGGGCCGCCTGCACCGGCACCCGGGTCATGACGTCCACATCGTCCCCCGGCTACAGCCTAATGCAGGAGGGCGTTTCCTACATGGCCTGCGCAGAGCTGCCGGCAGTGCTTGTGAACGTGGTGCGCGGCGGACCCGGCCTTGGGGACATACAGCCCGCCCAGGGTGACTACTGGCAGGCCACCAAGGGGGGTGGACACGGAGACTACAAGCTGATAGTCCTGGCCCCCTCCACCGTGCAGGAGGCAGTGGATCTCACGGTGCTTGCCTTCGATCTGGCGGACAAGTACCGAAACCCCACGTTGATAATCGCCGACGGAGTGATAGGCCAGATAATGGAGCCCGTCACCTTCCCGGATTTCATGGACCTGTCAGCCCTTCCGAGCCACAGCAACTGGGCTCTTACCGGCGCCTCGGGAAGGGATAAGAGGATTGTGGCCCCCTTTGACCTGGATCCCTACAGGCTTGAGCAGATGAACCTGGCACTGGTGGCCAAGTACGAGCGGATGGAACAGGAGGAGGTCCGCTGGGAGGAGTACCTCACGGAGGATGCGGATGTGATCATAACCGCCTTCGGCACCGTGGCCAGGATCGCCAAGAGCGTGGTCGATCAGGCCCGCTCCAGCGGCATAAAGGCGGGGCTTTTCCGCCCCATAACCCTGTGGCCCTTCCCCTACAAGAGGCTTGAGGAGCTGGCCAAGGGCAAGAAGCTCATCTTGGACGCGGAGCTCAACATGGGACAGATGTTGGAGGACGTTAAGATGGCGGTTAAGGACCATGCCCCCGTGGAGTTCTTCAAGCGCATGGGCGGAGTGGTGCCCACCCCCGACGAGATCCTAAACGCCCTAAACTCGAAGCTGGGGAGGTAA
- a CDS encoding thiamine pyrophosphate-dependent enzyme: MTFQVVMKRPDSLTMKEFTYCPGCTHGVIHRLVAEVLDELGIREKTVTVAPIGCSVFAYEFFDTDGTIAAHGRAPAVATGIKRARPDLYAFTYQGDGDLAAIGTAEIIHAANRGEKITTIFVNNAIYGMTGGQMAPTTLLGMKSTTTPYGRKAENDGFPLRVSELIKETRGVAYLARTKVNTPQDIRKTKDAIRKAFLAQVRGLGFGMVEVLSTCPTNWGIDPVKSLKWLEENMVPEYPLGVFVDKVGE, encoded by the coding sequence ATGACTTTTCAGGTTGTTATGAAGAGGCCCGACAGCCTCACCATGAAGGAGTTCACCTACTGTCCCGGCTGCACCCACGGGGTGATCCATCGGCTGGTGGCGGAGGTGCTGGACGAGCTAGGCATAAGGGAGAAGACCGTAACGGTGGCTCCCATAGGTTGTTCCGTCTTCGCTTACGAGTTCTTCGATACCGACGGGACCATAGCGGCCCATGGCAGGGCCCCCGCAGTGGCCACCGGAATAAAGAGGGCCAGGCCGGACCTTTACGCGTTCACCTACCAGGGTGACGGGGATCTTGCGGCCATAGGTACCGCGGAGATAATCCACGCCGCAAACCGTGGGGAGAAGATCACCACCATCTTTGTTAACAACGCCATATACGGGATGACCGGAGGCCAGATGGCCCCCACCACCCTGCTTGGGATGAAGAGCACCACAACCCCCTACGGCAGGAAGGCGGAGAACGATGGTTTCCCCTTGAGGGTTTCCGAGCTCATAAAGGAGACCCGCGGAGTGGCTTACCTGGCCCGCACCAAGGTCAACACCCCCCAGGACATACGCAAGACCAAGGATGCGATAAGAAAGGCCTTCCTCGCCCAGGTAAGGGGGCTTGGCTTCGGGATGGTGGAGGTCCTCTCCACCTGCCCCACCAATTGGGGCATAGATCCCGTCAAGTCGCTCAAGTGGCTGGAGGAGAACATGGTTCCCGAGTATCCCTTGGGAGTATTCGTGGACAAGGTGGGTGAGTAA
- a CDS encoding ferredoxin family protein, whose protein sequence is MAKAKGKIDIDQDRCKGCGLCVSVCPMKVIEFGDSFNAKGYHPAEAKHLDKCIGCGFCYNICPDVCITVYKETADNA, encoded by the coding sequence ATGGCAAAGGCCAAGGGCAAGATTGATATCGACCAGGACAGGTGTAAGGGGTGCGGTCTATGCGTGAGCGTCTGCCCCATGAAGGTCATCGAGTTCGGTGACTCGTTCAACGCCAAGGGGTATCATCCCGCGGAGGCCAAGCACCTGGACAAGTGCATCGGCTGTGGTTTCTGCTACAACATATGTCCCGACGTGTGCATAACCGTCTACAAGGAAACGGCGGACAACGCTTAA
- a CDS encoding ImmA/IrrE family metallo-endopeptidase, protein MRKRKETEFKGGSMGCRMDFPSPPEELPRWALEEAKRWQRKDEFDVLVMAEELCGRSLEVRYTELPDGMWGFHICRTSRGAILINSSLPPFWRRFTLFHEVYHIIHHPKGQAFFDRTLQPLSRFEQEADHFAWAAVWPEWIEGDYRDW, encoded by the coding sequence ATGAGGAAGAGGAAGGAGACCGAGTTTAAGGGGGGTTCCATGGGCTGCCGTATGGACTTTCCGTCTCCGCCGGAGGAGCTGCCCCGGTGGGCATTGGAGGAGGCCAAGAGGTGGCAGAGGAAGGACGAGTTCGACGTGTTGGTCATGGCGGAGGAACTGTGCGGCCGCTCCCTTGAGGTTCGGTACACTGAGCTGCCCGACGGCATGTGGGGGTTTCACATCTGCAGGACCTCCAGGGGGGCCATACTGATAAACTCGTCCCTCCCCCCCTTCTGGAGGCGCTTTACCCTCTTCCACGAGGTGTACCACATAATCCACCACCCCAAGGGGCAGGCATTCTTCGATAGGACCCTTCAACCCCTAAGCCGCTTTGAGCAGGAGGCGGACCACTTTGCCTGGGCCGCGGTATGGCCCGAGTGGATAGAGGGGGACTACCGGGACTGGTGA